The Rhizobium grahamii DNA window CGACCGCCCCATCGATGTTTGGAGGCGATCCGGACAACATGCGGAGGGAGGCACTCGCGTTCATGATGATACCCGATAACGGCTGGTTGACCTCATGTGCAATCGACGCGGCCATTGTGCTCAGGCTCATCACCCTGGCCAGTTGCGCCAGTTCGGAACGCAGCTTGTCGCGCGCCAATTCCGCTATCCTTTGCGCCGAAACATCCTGCACGGCGCCGATGCATTCGTTCGAACCGTCAAGATGCCTGATTATGCGCCCAACCACCCGGACGTGCTTCACCTGCCCATCGACGAAGAGCCGAATTTCATAATCCGGGTTGTCGCCACCCTGCCTGACTTCAGCCATCTGGGCTGCGAGCAGAGGCAAATCTTCTTCATAGACCCTTTGGCCAATTCCATCGAAATCTACGACCTTTCCGGGTTCGAAGCCGAAGATGCGGTTAAGCTCGTCCGAGAAGGTGATCTCGTCGGTCTCAACCTTCCACGAGAACGTTCCCGTACGGCTAATTCGTTGTCCCTCGCTTAGCAGGACGTCGCTTCGCCGCAGATTTTCTTCGGCGATTTTCCTTTCGGTGATGTCGGCGACCGCACCGATAAACTCCGGATTTGCCGGGTCAGCACCGATGTTCTGTAGAACCACATGGACATACTTTATGGCCCCGTCGGACATGATAAGTCGGTGCTCGAGGTCCACATTCTGACCGTAGTTCATCGCGTTCGAGATCAAGTCCCGCACGATCGACAAATCTTCCGGATGGCAGCGATCGAACATCATTTCCACGGTCGGCGAAGTACCCACCGCTTGCCCCGCCACACGGTATGCCTCGTCGGACCAATAGATTTCTCCGGTAGCGGGCCTCCACCACACACTCCCTGTCACCGTCAGCCGCTGGGCCTGCGTCATCAATGCCGCGCTCCGGCGCAACTCTTCCTCAACCCGCCTACGATCGTCGATGTCAGTGTTGGTGCCGTACCATCGAACGACGGATCCATCCTCGCCATGCACGGGATTGGCGCGGAACAGGAACCATCGGTATTGTCCATCCCATCGCCGGAGCCTAGCCTCGGTTTCTCCGGGTGCACCGGAAGCGAGTAATCGCGTCCAGACGCTTTGGAGCCGTCCCGAATCCTCGGGATGCAGGGCCGCTGCCCATCCCCATCCCGCAGCTTGCTCGGTCGTTATCCCTAGATACGTCAGGAAGTGTGCATTGAAGAAATCTGCCCGGCCGTCCGGAAGCGTCGACCACGCCATCACCGGTATCGCGTCTACAACCTTATTGAGCTCACGGGCTGCGGCCGCGCGGGTGTCTTCGCGGACTCTGAATGCCTCGGCGACCGCGATGGCAGCCTGACTGGCGGCAACGTGCACGACGATCCGATCCTGCTCGCTTGGAAACGAAGGCAGGCTCGATCCGGCAACAAGAACACCAATTTTCCCTTGGATGCCGAGTTTTTCAGTGAGCAATCTGAAGGTGGATCCGCCCCTCTCAAACTCGGCGTGGTGAGGCCAATCGCCGACGCTCGTTCCGAAGGCCGCTAACAAATTTGCGAGAAGGGTGGAGGGGGCACGGACATCAGTGTCGCTAAATCGCCCCATCAGCATTTCGGGCTGATCCCCATGTCTGTCGACTCTAAGCAGCAAGAAGTCGACGTCTAGGATCGCCCGCAGTGCATCAAGCAGGGTGCCGGCAATGCCATCTACGTCACCCCCAGCCCACGTTGCCGGAAGTGCCGTGATGCTGAGAATATCGTTCATGCAACGTCGGAGCCTATCGTTCTCAGACGCCACCACGATCATGTCCGGCATGTCATTCAGCAGCGACCGACTGCTCCTCTTTTCCGGAACGCCTTGCACGCAACTCCTTCAGAAACTGCGCTGGCGGGATAAAGAAAGGGTTCTCCCTGAGGATGCCACCGATCACGACAAGCGGATGTGTCCGCAATATATCCACGATCGTGTCACCGCCGAATTTGGCAAGGTCATAGACGCAGATCACGACGTCGTCGTGCTGGCTCCAGAGGTCGTTGACCCGAGATTCAAATTCGATGAGATCTTGCAGATGCGCCTGCCCATCGGCTGCCCAATCCATATCGCAGACGATACGGCTTAGGGGATATTTCGCATCGGCGTTGCCGCTCGCCAGCGCCGTGAATGCCTCCACCATACGGTCCTGTTCAAATCGTCCGTTCTGGAGATAGGTGTCGACCGTGCTGCGGATTTCGAGCTGTCCAGAACGTTGCGACGCCTCTGTGTCGATCCCTTCACAACGCAAACGCGCGATGTGTTCTTCGCGCTTGTCTGCGCCGACCAGGTGGATGGCCCTGTGATCACATTGAAATCCATCGCATATGAAGGGGGCAAGAACGTCGAAGGCGTTTTCGGCGCCATTGAAGAATGCACACACGTGCCGATGGGTTCCAAGGCTGGCGCCCGCAAAGCGGATAGTGTCGGGGAGCGCCTTTGTCACGCGACCCCGCTTGGACGTGCTGATCTTGTCTGGTTGTTATCCTTCATCCGCACGCCATTCCAATCCATGGGCGTGAAAGCTGCATTATGGGCTTTCGGCTGTCTATTGTCCAATGGTGTTGGATGCGGAGTGATACGACGTCTGGCTGCCGCTGCCCCGAAGCTAATGCGCCGGCTACGGCGATCACGCGCGCGCAAAGGGTCGAGGAAGGCGACCGTGATCTCGCGGAATCGGCAAAACGAGTGCACCGGCCCGCGAGTTGAGGCTCAGGTCGGCAACGTCGATCCGGCTTGCTCGGCGAGCATATATTCCGAATACCAATCCGGCCAGTTCTCGTCGTGGTTCCCGCCAGTCCGCTTCTCGTGCTCACCGTGAGCGGTGGCGGCTCGGCGAAGGGCGCCTGCGAGATCTGTGGCAGACGTATAGGCCGCTCCCTTTGCATCGATGCGGCCCGGGAGGCGCGTCGTCACCTCTTGAAAGACCCAGCCGTTCCCGTCCGGATCGCTGAACGAGGCGAAGGAGCCATAGCTGGCGCGTGACGGATGCGGGCCGGCCAGTCGACCCTCGGTCCCGCGGCGATGAAAGAGCCCGCCGGCATCATGGAAGACGCCACTCATTTCAGCGCCGCGCGAGGCCAGGGCGGCATGAGCCAATTCAATGTCGGATACGATCAGATGAAGTCCTTGTGCCGAACCCGGCTGAGCGGAAGTGATCTTCGATCCGAAAATGACCGAGCAGGGGGATCCCGGAGGCGTGACCTGCACCACTCGGAAGCCGTCGTTTCCAGATACGTCCGCGTCGAGCCGCCACCCGAGACCGGTGTAGAACGATTTGGCGCGGTCGACGTCGGAGACCGGAATGACAATGACTTCGAGCTTCATGTCGACGTTGCCCTCTACCGTCGTCGTGGCTCTGACGCTTTCCTGAATCGTCATTTCGCTTCCCCTTGAATTCGGCGACACCTGCCGCGACGGGGGAGACGATGCACTCGCGCCGATCGGCTGTCCATTATCCGATGGTGTCGACTGCTGGCCCATTTCGCCCAATCCATAAGTATCGCCGATACCATCGTGCAATAGCGTCTGAGCCACTACCTGGCGAACCCTAAACCGCTGTCTGACAACTGCCAAATTCCTGACGACCCTCAGCTCGTTTCATCCGATGAACAAAAAGGGAGACCTGCAATGACCATCACCGGCAAAGGCACTGCGCTTATCACGGGCGCGTCGTCTGGACTTGGAGCGATCTATGCTGACCGCCTCGCACGCCGAGGCTACGACCTCGTGCTGGTGGCTCGGAACCAGGACGCTCTGAATAGAGTTGCAAAGAACTTGTCGAGTTCCACCGGACGGAATGTCACTACCGTCCGCGCCGACCTCGAACAGCGGAACGATTTGCTCAAGGTCGAAGGAATTCTTCGAAGCGATCCGACTATAACGATGCTCGTCAACAACGCAGGCGTCGGCGCCGTCGAGCCGCTTCTCATGTCTGATGTTGAAGCCATGGAGCGGATGATCAAGGTCAACGTCACCGCGCTGACGCGTCTCGTCTACGCAGTGGCTCCATCGTTTGTCGCCCGCGACAACGGCACCATCGTCAACATGGCCTCGGCACTGGGGATCGCGCCGGAGATTCTCAACGGCGTTTACGGTGCGACCAAGGCGTTCGTCATCGCCTTGACCTTCTCACTGCAGAAGGAGTTGGCTGAGAAAAACATCAGGATCCAGGCTGTGCTCCCAGGCGCAGTGGGAACACCGTTCTGGGATGCCTCGGGCGGATCTCTGGATCGGCTCCCAAGCAACATTGTGATGAAGCCCGACGATACGGTCGATGCTGCTCTTGCGGGGCTGGACATGGGCGAGTTGATCACGCTGCCATCCGTGCCTGACGAAGACGATTGGAATGCCTATGAGGCGGCACGTCAAAAGCTGATGCCGAATCTGTCACGTAGTGTTCCGGCTTCTCGGTATGGCATTCCGACGGCGGCGCACTAGCTGCGGTCGTGAGTGGTGACTGTCGTGTTGCAAGCTTCATTTTCATGTATGGCAGGGAAGCCGAAAAAACCGTGACATTTGAGGGTAATCCAATGACTGACCACGATCCTTTGCGCAGCCTTCCTCGCGAGCGACTGATGAAGGGGCCGACTCCAATCCAGCGCCTGGCGCGTCTTGAAGAGGTCCTGGGCGAGCGCAGCCGCGGCGTATCGATATGGGCGAAGAGAGACGATCTCATGGAGCTCGGCGGCGGCGGCAACAAGGTCCGCAAGCTCGAGTTTCTCATAGGGCAGGCGAAGGCGGAGGGTTGTGACACTCTCGTTGTCACAGGGGGCGTTCAGTCCAACTTTGCGAGATTGGCGGCGGCCGCTTGCGCGAGGACTGGCCTCGCTTGTGAGTTGGTGCTAGCCCAGATGGTCCCTCGCAACACCGAAATCTACCAGGCTAACGGCAACGTCCTGCTCGACCGATTGTTCGGGGCGCGCATTCACATCCTGAACCCTGGCGAGGATGCGGCCGGGTTTGCGGCGCTCCGGGTGGCGGAGATCGGCGAAACCGGCAGGAAGGCATTCATGGCGCCCCTCGGCGGCTCAACGACAGTCGGTTGCCTGGGCTATGTGGACTGCGCTTTCGAGCTTGCTCGACAATCGACTGAGATCGGTGTCACGTTTGACCAGATCGTCATTCCAAATGGAAGCGGCGGGATGCATGCCGGCTTGGCCGCCGGTCTGGTGATCGCGGGTTCCCACCCCTCTCGGATTGCCGCACACACGGTGCTTTCGCCGGCGGAGAAGTGCTTGACCGCAACAGCGGAAAAGATCGACGCGGTTCTGAAGTTCCTGTCGATCGATGCAAGAGTGGCTCCGGCCGATCTTCGGATCAGCGAAGCGCAACTTGGAGAAGGGTACGGGATGCCGACGAGCAGCATGATCGAGGCGGTCGAGCTTCTTGCCAGATCCGAGGGTCTGCTTGTTGACCCAGTCTACGGCGGCAAGGCTTTCGCTGGTTTGCTGTCCGACATCGAAAGCGGAGCAATTGCGCCGCAATCCAACGTTCTCTTCATCATGACCGGTGGTTCTCCCGGTCTTTACGCCTACGCCGACGTTCTCACCGCAAAGTAGTTGCCAACCGACCCCCATGACCAACAAAGAGGTTCGCATGTCTAGGAAACCGAAAATTGCCCTCATCATTGGCTCCACGCGCCCGACCCGGTTCGCCGATAAGCCGGCACAATGGATGCTGAAGCAGGCCCGGCAACGTGGCGATATCGACGTCGAGGTTGTCGATCTCCGCGATCATCCGCTGCCGTTCTTCGATGAGGTGGCTTCGAACGCATGGGCGCCGAGCAAGAGCGCCGAGGCCGTCCGCTGGCAGGAGACCGTGGGCCGCTACGACGGCTACATCTTCGTGGTTTCGGAATACAATCGCTCGATCACTGGCGTTCTCAAGAATGCGCTCGACCAGGCCTATGTCGAATGGGGCCGCAAGCCCTTCACTGCCATCGCTTACGGAAGCATGGGCGGTGCACGGGCACTCGAACATCTGCGCGGTATCGGCGTCGAACTCCAGATGGTTTCAACGCATGCCGCAGTGCACATCGGCGCCGGCGATTTCTTCGCGACGTCTCCGCTCGGCGGCAACAAGCCGATCGAGGAGATCGAGGCCAACCTTCTGCCTTCGGCGAAGACTGCGCTCGATGAGTTGGTCTGGTGGGCGAAGGCCACCATGGCGGCGAAGTCAGCGGCCGCATAAGCATTCCAAGAGCAAGTAGCTTTCGCTAAAAAAGTCTAGCGAAAGCTACCGTTAGTCTGAATGAGGCTCTCTCGACCCAAGGCGGCCGGTGGCCCATTGCTTCACGAAAATCAACGCGATTGAGCAGTAGGCGGCGCTTTTGCACGCCGCGAACCTATCACCATCGTGGTGGATGAGATCTTCTCTCGGTTCCGCGAGATCGGTCACCGCCTGCAATGGCCTGGTTCATTGCGGTTGCTTGCGCGGCAAGCAGGAAAGGATGACCGTAGCAACGCGATTGTTTAGCGTGTCGGCACCCGCGCAACCTGCCGAACCGATGCGTGGGTGCCGCTTGGCCTACTTCTCAGCCAAGGTTCCGGTATAATGGCCGAGCCGTGTTTCGATGTCCGGGTTGGTCTGCAGCCCATCTCCATCAACCTGCCGATTTTCTGTTGCGCGACGGGTCGCTGCACCGAGGAGATGAATGCATCCCATCCGGCTCCGATCTCAGGATCCGAGGGAAGGCTCGCAAAGTCGACGAGGCGCTTGGTGTCGGCGATGGCCTGGCGGTCGAATCCGGAGATGCGAGTGGCCAGCGCATCGACGAACGGGTCGAGCTTGTCGTCGTCGAAGGAACGGTTGACGTAGCCGTACTCCTCGGCGAGGTCGCCATTCACGTCGTCGGATCCCAGGAGCACCTCGAGCGCGCGTCCGCGTCCCATCAGCCTGGGGAGCCGGGCCATCGGGCCGCCGCCCGGAACAAAGCCGGAGCCGACCTCCCATTGAGAAAGGATTGCCTTTTGCCTGCTGGCGAACCGCATGTCGCTGGCAAGCGCGAGCTCGCTACCGACGCCCGTCGCCCGGCCGCGGATCAGGGCGATCGAGACGATAGGTGCTTTGCTTATGCGAACCAGCATGTCGGGCAGGGGATGTAACCCCGTGCGCCCCGCGGGAAGGCCGGTCGATTCAGCGAGCGGAGGGGTGAAATTGTAATGGGTCAGGAAGAATCCCGGCACAGCACTGTCGAAGACGACGACCCTAAGATTCGGGTCCGTCTCGATCTCGGCGACTACCTTCTCCATCTGCGGGATGGTTTCCGGACCGAAGATATTGAACGGCGGATTATCGAAGGTCACGCGCCAGTAGCCGGGCGTGCGCTTTTCCACCCGGATTTGCGGGCGTTCGCTTTCGGATTGGGATTTCGCGTCCGCCGGCCGATCGGACTTTTCGGCCACGATTGCCTGTCCGGAGAGCGCGAGTGCGGGAAGCATCAGGAGAGCCGCGGCCGTCAGAAATTTCGATGACATTGCGACTCCAGTCGATCTCGGAGTTCTGATTTTCATAATTGCCTCCATTTGAGCTTGGGAAAGGGGCGTTGCTAGGAGTCGATCTCCAGAACCAGTTCGACTTCGACTGGCATCCCCAGAGGAATACTGGAGACGCCGAGCACGATGCGGGGTGGGATGCGCTTCTCGCCGAAGATGGACAGCAACAGTTCCGAAGCGCCGTCCGCCACTTTCGGATGGTCACGAAAATCGTCCGGTGCCGCGATGTAGACGCCGAGCTTGGCGATCGTTCGTATCCGGTCCAGGGAACCGAGATGCGACCGCGCCGCGGAAAGTCCGCTCAAGCATGCGGTTCTTGCGGCATCGTAACCTTCGGCGATGGACAGTTCCTTGCCGACCCGGCCGATGTACAAGGGCGCGTGCCCGACGACGGGGAGCATCCCGCTGAGAAACAGCAGGGAGCCGATTTGAACCGCCTCGACGTATGCGCCAAACGGCGTTGGAGGAGGGGGGAGGACCAGTGCTGTCTCGCGCATTCTGGCCTCGGCGCTCGGGGCTACCATTTGCCCAGATGTGCGCCGTTGTCGACGTGCAGCACCTCCCCGGTGATGTTGGACGATTCCGTGAGATAGACGACCCCGTCCACAATCTCCTGGACCGCGGTTATCGTGCCCATCGGCGACAGTGAGCGCAGATAGTCCCTGGAGCCGGTGGCATGCAGCGGCGTATCAACGACGCCTGGCGAGACCGCATTCACTCGGATGTTGTCGCTTGCAAATTCCAATGCGAGGCTCTTGGTGATCGCGTTCAGCCCGCCCTTGGTGATCATAGGCAGGGATGCCTTCACGCCGGCGATCGGATGATCGGTCAGCGACGAGGTGATGGTTACGATACTTCCCCCCGACCTCTGCCGGAGCATCTGTCCGACGGCATGCTTCGTGAAGTGGATGAAACCTTCAATGTTGGTGGCAGAGAGCTGACGGAAGTCGTCGATGGTGTATTCGAGAAAGGGTTTGGTGAAGAATACGCCGGCATTGTTCACGAGCGCGTCGAAGGAGCCGAACTGTTCGATAGCTCTTTGCGAAACGCGTTCGGCGGTTTCAGGGTCGCTCACATCGCCATCGACAAGTTCCAGCCTACCGGCGCGATCGAACGACGTCGCCTCGCTGATCCGCCGCGACGTTCCGACTACATTCCAGCCTTTATCGAGGAACGTCTTGACCAGTCCGGCCCCGATGCCTTGCGATGCACCGGTAATTACCACGGTCTTGTGCACACTCATTCGTGCTGCCTCCATTTGCTTGCGCGCGAGCTACCCCAGCCAGCGAAGAGGCGCCGGGGCATCACACTTTAGATTTTCAGGGGCTGCCCCAAGGGGCGCTGTTGGAGACCTTCGCGCCAAGGGCCTGCAGACGCTATTGTACCAAGGTGTCTCCGATACCTTTGGATCAGGCCGAATGTTGAAAGCGAAGGTGACCCGATTGCAGGACGATGGGTTGGGCGAGATTTGCGGTGATATCCGCTACGAGGAGCGCATTTACCTGGCGCGTTTTTTCGAGGACGCGCGGGAATGGGATCGGGAAGAGCGCGAAGCGAGATACCTACGCATGCCTCGGCGTAGGGCCTGCCGGCTCGAGGCGCATCCTCGAAGCGGCGATCGTGAAGGTCCATCGCTAGTGGCAGGAATGCTAGTAGAGTTCTCTGCCATCTTCGATCCGAAGCTTTGCGGCCATGTTCACAAGGTCCGGGAGAGACCGGGCACTCATCTTCCGCATGACCTGGCCACGATGCGCCTTGACGGTGATCTCGCTGATGTCGAGTTCGAAAGCAACCTGCTTGTTCAGAAGTCCCTTCACCACACCGGACATGACTTCGCGCTCCCGCGGGGTCAGGGCATCGTAGCAGGCTTGGAGTCGCATCAATTCTTCTTCGCCGCGAATGAGCGCCTCGCTCTGGGCAAGGGCCGATTGTATCGCCTCAAGCAGCGCCTCGGCGTCGATCGGCTTCGTCAGGAAATCGAGAGCGCCGCCCTTCAGAGCCTTAACGGTCATAGGGACGTCGCCAAAGCCGGAAACGAATATGATCGGTGTTCGGTTGCCGCTCTTGGTGATCATAAATTGAAGATCCAACCCGTTCAGACCGGGCATATTCACGTCCAGGACGAGGCAGCTCGGTCCCGCAGTCGGCGTTGCGGCCAGAAATGCCTGGGCAGAGTCGAAAAGAACCGGGCGGCATCCCGTCGAGCCGATCAGAAGCTCCAGGGATTCTCGAACCGAAATGTCGTCGTCAACCACGAACACCGTCGGCCCGTCCGGGGCGTTCAAAGGCGAGGTAGTCACGTGAGTCATCGCCGAGACCATCCGGTACATTTGCTGCCTCCTTGAAGAGGGCGCCAACCTATCGAGTGCAAAGACTATATCACGAGTGGGCACGGACGATACTGCCCCGATTACTCGTATGCCGCCACCCCTCAACCGGGAGCATGCGCGTTTATGGGCGAAAATCCATTGTACGATGGTATCGGCAGTCCGTGCCACGCTCTCGACGACACCATCGTACAATGGCACGCAGGCCGGCTCTTGAGCATGCTGAAAGGGTCAATCGAGCGTGCTGATGCTGTCCATGGAGTTCGCTTCTGATCGCCAGGGACCGGACAAGACGCCGAACGTCGTCAAATATTTCAAGGAGATAACGATGAGCAAGATCCTGATGGTTCTGACTTCGCATGATCGGCTTGGTGATACGGGCCGAAAGACGGGCTTCTGGCTCGAAGAGTTTGCTGCGCCCTACTATGTCTTCAAGGACGCCGGCGCGAGCATAACCGTGGCTTCGCCGAGAGGTGGGCAACCACCCATCGACCCAAAGAGCGACGAGCCCGGCAACCAGACTGATTCCATGGCCCGGTTCAAGGGCGACAAGGATGCGCAGGCAGTCCTTGCGAACACCGTTCGGCTTGCGACCGTCGATGCCAAGGACTTCGACACGATCTTCTATTCGGGCGGGCATGGCCCGATGTGGGATCTCGTCGAAGACCGGAAGTCGATCTCGCTCATCGAAGAATTCTATGGTTCCGGAAAACCCGTGGCCGCAGTTTGTCACGCGCCGGCCGTCTTTCACCACGTGACCTTCCAGGGGCAACCGCTGGTGAAGGGTAAGCGAGTCACGGGCTTTGCGAACTCTGAAGAAGAAGCGGTTCAACTGACGAAGGTAGTTCCCTTCCTCGTCGAAGATGACCTCAAGGCGCTTGGCGGGCGCTATGAAAAGGTAGGGGATTGGGAAAGCTTCGCCATCGTGGACGGTCGTCTGATCACCGGCCAAAACCCTGCCTCATCGACTGCGGCAGCAAAATCGCTGCTTGGCTTGCTCTGATCCGTGTGAGGCCGAGAAATGCAAACTCATCTCCTCGAGATCGCTGGCGCCGAGCCCAAGGCTGAAGACGGTAGTCCCCTTGATGCCTTGATCGAATTCTACCAAGCGTTCAATGCTGGCGATCTTCACGGCCTTGAAGCCGTCTGGCTTGGAGGAGAAGCCCCAAGCATGGATAACCCCATCGGCGGCATCCGGCGTGGTTGGGGGGAGATCGCGGAAGGTTACTCCAAGCTCTTCAACGGGCCGGCGAACCTCCATGTCACCTTCCATGATTTCACCAGTCAGGGAGGAAACGATTGGCATCTCTTTGTCGGCAGGGAGCGCGGGAGTTGTGTAACCGCAGCCGAAAGGCTCGAAATCGCGTTTCGAACGACGCGCTGGTTCGTCAGGCAAGACAATGGCTGGCGACAACTCCATCATCATGGTTCGGTCGAAGACCCTGATATGCTTCGCGATTATCAACGGCTGATCTTCGGCCGATAGCTCGAAGGAGTGGCGGTGTAGATCGCCGCTCCTTGTGGCACCCCGTCTGAACCGTGGCTTCTTGAAGCCTCCGAACCGGCGAGCGGCCTAAGTTCCGTTCCATTGAGGTGGACCTCGCCTGTCGATCTCACTAGCGTAGGCGTTTGCCACGAACGCGATCGACGGATCGATCCTGTCGCGAGGTTGCCCATCTCTTCGGTCCTGATTTCTGAAGCTTGTGCCCAGGACTTCGATAAAGCGCTATCGGAGTTCCTGGGCGGGCCGATGGCCGCTAGGCGCTTGGCCTAAGCCCATGTATCGACGTCGAGAACCGCTTGCGCAAATGCGGCGGGAGCCTCTTGAGGAAGATTGTGACCAATACCGCCCGATATCTGGCGGTGTTCGTACTTTCCTTTGAACTTGCCCGCATATGCCTTTGGGTCGGGGTGCGGCGCACCGTTGGCGTCACCCTCCATGGTGATCGTCGGGACCGAAATTTCCGGAGCCGTGGCAAGCTTTGCCTCGTACTTATCGAACCGCTTCTCTCCTGCCGTCAGCCCCAACCGCCACCGATAGTTGTGGGTTACGATCTCGACATGATCCGGATTGAGGAAGGCGGTCGCGCTTTGATCGAACGTGGCATCATCGAAGCCCCATTGCGGAGAGGCCAGTTTCCAGATCAGCTTCGCAAAATCGTTCGTGTATTTCGCGTAGCCCTCACGTCCGCGGTCGGTTGCGAAGTAGTACTGGTACCACCATTGCAGTTCAGCGGATGGCGGCAGAGGATTTCTTCCGGCGGCCTGGCTTCCGATCAGATAACCGCTGACCGAGACCAGCGCCTTGCACCGTTCGGGCCAAAGCGCAGCGACGATGTCAGCCGTGCGAGCTCCCCAATCGAAACCGGCAATGGTGGCCTGATCGATTTTGAGGACATCCATCAGTTTAATGGTGTCGATCGCGAGCGCTGACTGTTGGCCGTTGCGTTTGGTCTTTTTCGAGAGGAACGTGGTGCCGCCATATCCGCGAAGAAAGGGAATTATCACCCGATGCCCCTGTGCTGCCAATATCGGCGCGACTTCTGCGAAACTGTTGATGTCGTACGGCCAGCCGTGAAGTAGGATCACGGGTGAGCCGTTCTGCGCGCCGACGGCTGAGTAGGCGACTTTAAGATCGCCGGCATCGACAGTTTCGTTTGCTGTCAAGGGAGCCACGGTCTTCTGAACGCCGCTGGCCTGCTGCGCACGAGCGGTTCCGGCGATGGCGCCCAGCAGTCCGGTGGCTGTCAAACCCAAAGCGGCGCCGCCCAGGGAGCGGCGTGTCAGGCTGGCAATCTCGATGTTGCTCATGGTTTCGTTCTCCAGGGTAAGGCAAAAAGCACTTGTCCGCGATCGCGGCTGTTTGCGCGCGCTATCGACTGAGACTTTGGAGAGATGGACCGCGCTCCGCTACTAAACGAAGGTCTTGGTCATACAAAGGTATCGGCGATACCTATGTGCAATCCCGGACGGGACGCACTCGATTTATTCATTCTCCAGGATGGCGCTGAAACGCACGCATAGGAGATGACGATGTCGCATGATTACAAACCGTCGGGTTCCTCGTTCCCCGGGTTTGCGCTCCTAGTGGCTATCGCTGCCTTGGTTGTTGTGTTGGTGTCCGTGAGACAGCCGACGCAAGCTGCGCGGGTTTGGATTCCGGGTGCCTCGGCGGGCACAAATAGCCCGAGCCAAGGCGCGATCGCGAAATGTGCAACAACCTGCAGATCGATCGATCCCGCATAACACGGCTTGGATGGCGCAAACGCGTGAGAGCTTTTCCCTAGGCGGGCGGCCTCTTGGTCCCGAAGAAGTCTCGATGATGCGCGGGATTGTCAAGGAATACTGCGCACTGCGCCGCTGCGACAGGCAGGGAGATGTTGCGGAGGATGCCGCTCGATATCTGGTCAGCCTATATCAGCGCGGTTTAGGCCGCGAGGACCTTAGGAAGCTGCTTTTTGAAGAATGGGGTTAGGCTGGCCGAGGACGCCAGCGGCCTGGCCAACGGACGGTTCGCTGACAATGAACGGTGGCCGTGCCGCCGAAGCGCCAGCTTTCTGACGCATCAAACGGTTGCCTCTCTTTCAGTTGTAGAAATCAGGCAGAAGCTTGAGCCCGTCCGCCTGATGCTTGTCGTGATTGATAAAGAGCTGCGCATCGAATTCGCGCATGATTTGCTTGATCCGGTCCATGGACGAGATGGATTCGGGCTTGTCGACATTCAGTGCGGGAACGATGTCGCGCTCGAAATTGTCCTCAAGGTGAGCCACATCGCCGGACAGGATGACGTAACCGGTCTTGGCCAGATGAACCATCAGCGACTGGCTTCCCGGTGTATGCCCCGGTGTCGATAGCAATCTGACACTGCCGTCGCGGAACAAATCGACATCTCCGGTCACGAGTTCGAGACGGCGAGGATGTCCGAGCAGTTTCCGGGCGAGTCGCACGAGAGTGTTGAGGTTCGGGTCTGAAGGCGGAGGCGAATTGATCCAATTGTATTCGGCTTGCTGCATCACGACCGTCGCGTCCGGGAAAAGTCCGACGTTTCCGATATGGTCGCCGTGCGTATGCGAGACAAGGACATAGTCGATATCGGCGGGCTTCAGCCCGATTTG harbors:
- a CDS encoding NADPH-dependent FMN reductase: MSRKPKIALIIGSTRPTRFADKPAQWMLKQARQRGDIDVEVVDLRDHPLPFFDEVASNAWAPSKSAEAVRWQETVGRYDGYIFVVSEYNRSITGVLKNALDQAYVEWGRKPFTAIAYGSMGGARALEHLRGIGVELQMVSTHAAVHIGAGDFFATSPLGGNKPIEEIEANLLPSAKTALDELVWWAKATMAAKSAAA
- a CDS encoding RidA family protein, which produces MVAPSAEARMRETALVLPPPPTPFGAYVEAVQIGSLLFLSGMLPVVGHAPLYIGRVGKELSIAEGYDAARTACLSGLSAARSHLGSLDRIRTIAKLGVYIAAPDDFRDHPKVADGASELLLSIFGEKRIPPRIVLGVSSIPLGMPVEVELVLEIDS
- a CDS encoding SDR family NAD(P)-dependent oxidoreductase, encoding MSVHKTVVITGASQGIGAGLVKTFLDKGWNVVGTSRRISEATSFDRAGRLELVDGDVSDPETAERVSQRAIEQFGSFDALVNNAGVFFTKPFLEYTIDDFRQLSATNIEGFIHFTKHAVGQMLRQRSGGSIVTITSSLTDHPIAGVKASLPMITKGGLNAITKSLALEFASDNIRVNAVSPGVVDTPLHATGSRDYLRSLSPMGTITAVQEIVDGVVYLTESSNITGEVLHVDNGAHLGKW
- a CDS encoding response regulator transcription factor; its protein translation is MYRMVSAMTHVTTSPLNAPDGPTVFVVDDDISVRESLELLIGSTGCRPVLFDSAQAFLAATPTAGPSCLVLDVNMPGLNGLDLQFMITKSGNRTPIIFVSGFGDVPMTVKALKGGALDFLTKPIDAEALLEAIQSALAQSEALIRGEEELMRLQACYDALTPREREVMSGVVKGLLNKQVAFELDISEITVKAHRGQVMRKMSARSLPDLVNMAAKLRIEDGRELY
- a CDS encoding type 1 glutamine amidotransferase domain-containing protein, which gives rise to MSKILMVLTSHDRLGDTGRKTGFWLEEFAAPYYVFKDAGASITVASPRGGQPPIDPKSDEPGNQTDSMARFKGDKDAQAVLANTVRLATVDAKDFDTIFYSGGHGPMWDLVEDRKSISLIEEFYGSGKPVAAVCHAPAVFHHVTFQGQPLVKGKRVTGFANSEEEAVQLTKVVPFLVEDDLKALGGRYEKVGDWESFAIVDGRLITGQNPASSTAAAKSLLGLL
- a CDS encoding YybH family protein, yielding MQTHLLEIAGAEPKAEDGSPLDALIEFYQAFNAGDLHGLEAVWLGGEAPSMDNPIGGIRRGWGEIAEGYSKLFNGPANLHVTFHDFTSQGGNDWHLFVGRERGSCVTAAERLEIAFRTTRWFVRQDNGWRQLHHHGSVEDPDMLRDYQRLIFGR
- a CDS encoding alpha/beta fold hydrolase, giving the protein MSNIEIASLTRRSLGGAALGLTATGLLGAIAGTARAQQASGVQKTVAPLTANETVDAGDLKVAYSAVGAQNGSPVILLHGWPYDINSFAEVAPILAAQGHRVIIPFLRGYGGTTFLSKKTKRNGQQSALAIDTIKLMDVLKIDQATIAGFDWGARTADIVAALWPERCKALVSVSGYLIGSQAAGRNPLPPSAELQWWYQYYFATDRGREGYAKYTNDFAKLIWKLASPQWGFDDATFDQSATAFLNPDHVEIVTHNYRWRLGLTAGEKRFDKYEAKLATAPEISVPTITMEGDANGAPHPDPKAYAGKFKGKYEHRQISGGIGHNLPQEAPAAFAQAVLDVDTWA